A section of the Pirellulales bacterium genome encodes:
- a CDS encoding HAMP domain-containing sensor histidine kinase, whose amino-acid sequence MLFKWPIRKKLFLCLGLLLVMVGTLGWGGIYGLYAYRSLVRSLGRRVPELPLANILSQRVGDLRVALSDDAPLVHQAQTEGQRAVFEMHEPLLRYARQEFEAGLENVKICLSQYRQQLNDNPDPSGQIGDSRQEWESVRQIEVLIERMDATIHDQNWLIDQPKRGALTHDLEQLQLLAARLPTHLYSRISESTIEAKRQYRRLLTLTWATSGAAAVLLGLFVHLFYHWVFRPLRILINGSRKVARGQFNYRIRLQTHDEMSELAAAMNDMTARFQAIRDDLDCQVKQRTKQVVRSEQLASVGFLAAGVAHEINNPLASIAMCAESLEGRMAGLAELAEGEQEVVRKYLRMIQTEAFRCKGITERLLDFSRMGEVKRLPTELGELVQGVIEMVRHVGKYHDAHVEFASDGPVVVSANPQEVKQVVLNLLANALDSLDAEGTVRVTLDRRGGEAELVFADDGCGMTPEVMEHLFEPFFTRRRGGQGTGLGLSIVYRIVADHEGTIDAHSDGPNRGTTFRVRLPLASAAGHLPKEKSHRHQAA is encoded by the coding sequence TTGCTCTTCAAATGGCCGATCCGCAAAAAGCTCTTCCTCTGCCTTGGTCTCCTGCTGGTCATGGTGGGAACCTTGGGCTGGGGGGGGATCTACGGGCTTTACGCCTATCGCAGTTTAGTGCGCAGTTTGGGCCGGCGCGTGCCCGAACTGCCGTTGGCGAATATTCTCAGCCAGCGCGTGGGCGATCTGCGGGTGGCCCTGAGCGACGACGCGCCGCTCGTCCACCAGGCGCAGACCGAGGGACAACGGGCGGTTTTTGAGATGCACGAGCCGCTGCTGCGCTATGCCCGGCAAGAGTTCGAGGCGGGCCTGGAGAACGTCAAGATTTGCCTGAGCCAATACCGGCAGCAGCTTAACGACAACCCGGACCCGTCGGGCCAGATCGGCGACAGCCGGCAGGAATGGGAGAGCGTGCGGCAAATCGAGGTGCTCATCGAGCGGATGGACGCGACCATTCACGATCAGAACTGGCTGATCGACCAGCCGAAACGCGGCGCGCTGACCCACGACTTGGAGCAACTGCAGCTTCTGGCCGCCCGGCTTCCCACACACCTTTACAGCCGGATCAGCGAGTCGACGATCGAGGCCAAACGACAATACCGGAGGCTCTTGACCTTGACCTGGGCCACCAGTGGCGCGGCGGCCGTGCTGCTGGGACTCTTCGTTCACCTGTTTTACCACTGGGTCTTTCGACCGCTGCGGATTCTGATCAACGGTTCTCGCAAGGTGGCCCGCGGCCAATTCAACTACCGCATCCGCCTGCAAACGCACGACGAGATGTCGGAGCTGGCCGCCGCCATGAACGACATGACCGCGCGGTTTCAGGCCATCCGCGACGATCTCGACTGCCAGGTGAAGCAGCGGACCAAGCAAGTCGTGCGCAGCGAGCAGCTTGCCAGCGTCGGCTTTCTGGCCGCCGGCGTGGCCCATGAAATCAACAACCCCCTGGCCTCGATCGCCATGTGCGCCGAGTCGCTCGAAGGGCGAATGGCGGGTCTTGCCGAGCTCGCCGAGGGCGAACAAGAGGTGGTCCGCAAATACCTGCGGATGATCCAGACCGAAGCCTTCCGCTGCAAGGGGATCACCGAGCGGCTGCTCGACTTTTCCCGCATGGGCGAAGTCAAGCGGCTGCCGACCGAGTTGGGCGAGCTGGTGCAAGGCGTGATCGAAATGGTCCGCCACGTCGGCAAGTATCACGATGCGCACGTCGAGTTCGCGTCGGACGGTCCGGTCGTCGTCTCGGCCAATCCGCAGGAGGTCAAGCAGGTCGTGCTGAACCTGCTGGCCAACGCGCTCGACAGCCTCGATGCGGAAGGGACCGTCAGGGTGACGCTCGACCGCCGCGGCGGCGAGGCCGAGTTGGTCTTTGCCGACGACGGCTGCGGCATGACGCCGGAGGTCATGGAACACCTGTTCGAACCATTTTTCACGCGCCGCCGCGGCGGGCAGGGCACGGGGCTGGGCTTGTCGATCGTCTATCGCATCGTGGCCGACCACGAAGGGACGATCGACGCGCATAGCGACGGGCCGAATCGCGGAACGACGTTCCGCGTGCGCCTGCCGCTGGCGTCCGCGGCCGGCCACTTACCGAAGGAGAAGAGCCATCGCCACCAAGCCGCCTAA
- a CDS encoding flavin reductase family protein, translated as MSQFDSQLQRRIMGHFATGVTVVTTRRGEELFWMTANAVASLSLHPPLVLVAVDKRAQMHEHLLASRFFAVNILREDQEALSRRFAMRGPKEWSDLKLSTAVTGAPVLDDALAWVDCKLAESLPGGDHHIFTGEIVAGDAREGRPLLYYQGNYARLAE; from the coding sequence ATGTCGCAATTCGACAGCCAGCTCCAACGACGGATCATGGGCCATTTCGCCACGGGCGTCACGGTGGTCACCACCCGCCGCGGCGAAGAACTGTTTTGGATGACCGCCAATGCCGTGGCCTCGCTTTCGCTTCACCCGCCGCTGGTGCTGGTGGCGGTCGACAAGCGCGCCCAGATGCACGAGCACCTGCTGGCCAGCCGGTTTTTTGCCGTCAATATCTTGCGCGAAGACCAGGAAGCCTTGTCGCGACGGTTCGCCATGCGCGGCCCCAAGGAGTGGTCGGACCTGAAGCTCTCGACCGCGGTGACGGGGGCGCCGGTCCTCGACGACGCGTTGGCCTGGGTCGATTGCAAGCTGGCCGAATCCCTGCCCGGCGGCGACCATCACATCTTCACCGGCGAGATCGTGGCGGGCGACGCCCGCGAAGGGCGGCCGCTCCTCTACTATCAAGGCAATTACGCCCGGCTGGCCGAGTGA
- a CDS encoding sigma-54 dependent transcriptional regulator has translation MKLLFADDEPSLQSLMSLELPRMGHEVTVCPDGAVALAALERNTYDCILVDLDMPKLSGIEVIAKAKQLSPDTEAIVLTGKSSLETAISALRQGAFDYLTKPCKLAELEALLARVAEKRELTNKYRAVKRQLERVEGKSDLVGESPSMDLVRTLIAKVAPTGSTVLVLGETGTGKELVARAIHDQSLRAEMPFVAINCGALPESLIESELFGHRRGAFTGADEHRVGLFEVAGGGTIFLDEIGELPKAMQAKLLRVLESGEIRRVGDNESFTVDVRVVCATHRDLEEMVAEGEFREDLMFRINTFEIRLPPLRERIDDIAGLARHLLRRFRRSVRPNDELLTPAALDVLKSHTWPGNVRELANSVEHAAILCGAGPIGPEHLPGRLATRRLRGPHFKLIGPPQTLREIEMQAIQQILDKYSGNKPKAAEELGISLKTLYNKLNQVSQLERSA, from the coding sequence CTGAAGCTGCTGTTCGCCGACGACGAGCCCTCGTTGCAGTCGTTGATGAGCCTGGAGCTGCCGCGCATGGGGCACGAAGTGACCGTCTGTCCCGACGGCGCCGTGGCCCTCGCCGCCTTGGAACGCAACACTTACGACTGCATCCTGGTCGATCTCGACATGCCCAAGCTGTCGGGCATCGAGGTCATCGCCAAAGCCAAGCAGCTTTCGCCCGACACCGAGGCGATCGTGCTGACCGGCAAATCGTCGCTGGAGACGGCCATTTCGGCGTTGCGGCAGGGCGCGTTCGATTACCTGACAAAGCCCTGCAAGCTGGCCGAGCTGGAAGCGCTGTTGGCACGCGTGGCCGAAAAGCGCGAGCTGACCAATAAATATCGTGCCGTCAAGCGGCAGCTCGAACGTGTCGAGGGCAAGTCGGATCTCGTCGGCGAATCGCCCTCGATGGACCTGGTGCGCACGCTGATCGCCAAGGTGGCGCCGACCGGTTCCACAGTGCTGGTGCTCGGCGAGACGGGCACCGGCAAGGAGCTGGTCGCCCGTGCCATCCACGACCAGAGCCTGCGGGCCGAAATGCCGTTCGTGGCGATCAATTGCGGGGCTTTGCCGGAAAGCCTGATCGAGAGCGAGCTGTTCGGGCACCGCCGCGGGGCCTTCACCGGGGCCGACGAGCACCGCGTCGGGCTGTTCGAAGTGGCCGGTGGAGGCACGATTTTTCTTGACGAAATCGGCGAGCTGCCCAAGGCGATGCAGGCCAAGCTGCTGCGCGTGCTCGAATCGGGCGAAATCCGCCGCGTGGGCGATAACGAATCGTTCACCGTCGATGTGCGCGTGGTCTGCGCCACGCACCGCGACCTGGAAGAGATGGTTGCCGAGGGCGAGTTTCGCGAAGACCTGATGTTTCGCATCAACACGTTCGAGATTCGTCTGCCACCGCTGCGCGAGCGAATCGACGACATTGCCGGACTGGCCCGCCACCTGCTGCGACGTTTCCGCCGTTCGGTCCGACCCAACGACGAGCTTTTGACGCCCGCGGCGCTCGATGTGCTTAAGTCGCATACCTGGCCGGGCAACGTCCGCGAGCTGGCCAACTCCGTGGAGCACGCGGCGATCTTGTGCGGCGCCGGACCGATCGGGCCGGAGCACCTGCCCGGCCGTCTGGCAACGCGGCGGCTGCGCGGACCGCACTTCAAGCTGATCGGCCCGCCGCAGACCTTGCGCGAGATCGAAATGCAGGCCATTCAGCAGATACTCGACAAGTACAGCGGCAACAAGCCCAAGGCCGCGGAAGAGCTGGGAATCAGCCTCAAGACGCTTTACAACAAGCTCAACCAGGTGAGCCAGCTCGAGCGGTCGGCATAG